A single Lactuca sativa cultivar Salinas chromosome 8, Lsat_Salinas_v11, whole genome shotgun sequence DNA region contains:
- the LOC111896059 gene encoding protein PHYTOCHROME KINASE SUBSTRATE 2, which yields MEIYASASAFEKNLTLQTQNSFRDASFSSYLNKAEENMIRKLTNQAADIQNQKDQNYPLRKKSEDEEIGVFGAEKYFKGEIEDVDNKNDRRFIDSALANTASKMYHEEEKIEELDHGMSGKERPDRINMHTPSVRSNVSCNSRSGLLPRTMQTPGKSEKGSKTRIFLSRFGCNCIDKKSTQISEKRFIHSKEISNKKTDSSSSKLSEKSTRNDYFSFPVLNSNDYNSNSSSNSKSGNLAGKIHGDNNGGRLSLGRKISLLNDWDVDIPTEDEMYIPSRVKYNHDVDSDSSSDLFEIESFSTTGNSSFLPHRASESDCYAPSEVSIQWSVVTASAADFSVASDYEEVRTGVGGWRNSGRKSQVTDHIHKDEQKKRPGILSGCTDHKAVRVAGGEYKVSGGGGRRRSADCMAVGSMFRGVNTLTRFDPIRGNYGSDVCPIS from the coding sequence ATGGAAATCTATGCTTCTGCTTCAGCTTTTGAAAAAAATCTTACACTCCAAACGCAAAATAGCTTTCGAGATGCCTCTTTCTCATCCTACTTGAATAAAGCAGAAGAAAACATGATTCGAAAACTCACCAATCAAGCCGCGGATATCCAAAACCAAAAGGATCAAAATTATCCACTTCGTAAGAAATCAGAAGACGAAGAAATTGGCGTTTTTGGTGCGGAAAAGTACTTCAAAGGGGAAATTGAAGATGTGGATAATAAGAATGATCGGAGATTCATCGATAGTGCTCTTGCTAATACAGCGAGCAAGATGTATCACGAGGAAGAAAAAATTGAAGAACTTGATCATGGAATGAGTGGGAAAGAAAGACCCGATCGAATAAACATGCACACACCAAGTGTTCGATCAAATGTCAGCTGCAATAGTCGTAGTGGGTTGTTGCCACGTACGATGCAGACTCCTGGGAAGAGCGAAAAAGGAAGCAAAACTAGGATTTTTCTTTCTCGTTTTGGATGCAATTGTATTGACAAAAAATCGACTCAAATCAGTGAGAAAAGATTCATCCACTCGAAAGAAATCTCGAACAAGAAAACTGACTCGTCGTCAAGTAAATTATCAGAGAAAAGCACCAGAAATGATTACTTTAGCTTCCCTGTATTGAACTCCAACGATTACAATTCAAATTCGAGTTCGAATTCGAAATCTGGAAATTTGGCGGGTAAAATTCATGGAGATAACAATGGCGGACGTTTAAGCCTCGGAAGGAAAATAAGCCTGTTGAATGATTGGGATGTGGACATTCCAACTGAAGACGAAATGTACATTCCGTCACGCGTAAAGTACAACCACGACGTCGACAGTGATTCCAGCTCCGATTTGTTTGAGATCGAGAGCTTTTCAACGACCGGAAACAGTTCGTTTTTACCTCACCGGGCTTCGGAATCAGACTGTTACGCCCCTAGCGAAGTCAGCATCCAGTGGAGCGTCGTAACGGCGAGCGCCGCTGATTTCTCGGTGGCTTCCGACTACGAGGAGGTAAGAACAGGTGTTGGTGGTTGGAGAAATTCCGGCCGGAAATCTCAGGTAACGGATCACATTCACAAAGACGAGCAAAAGAAACGGCCTGGTATTCTCTCCGGTTGTACGGATCATAAAGCGGTGAGAGTTGCAGGAGGTGAGTATAAGGTTAGTGGTGGTGGAGGGCGGCGGCGATCGGCGGATTGTATGGCGGTAGGAAGTATGTTTCGAGGGGTGAATACTTTAACCCGATTTGATCCGATAAGAGGTAATTATGGGTCGGATGTGTGCCCCATATCCTAG